GTTAGtgggtatattttatttcttcgtTTTTTTGTTCTTGAAATGACATCGTTATAAGCAGCAGCATGACGACGTCGTTTGCTTAATGGGAGGAGGTTTGGCGAGGAGCTTCAAAAAGCAAGACAGGCGTGAAATGTTCTATGAAAGGACGGAAGCGCCCTCTAATTTCAATTTGTTGCACTGTTCAATGTACTGTTCGCCGTTTTTCTCCTTTACTATATACTATGGATTAcaatattttgatgtttatttttcaatgttttatttcttatactattaaaaaaataatttatttaaaaaaataattttcttaaaaagcaCACCCTCGTAAATTTAATCTTGTAAAAATTGGGGCAGAAAGTTAAATTTGAGGTGCTTTGATTCTCACTAGAAAGTTCAGGGGCCAAATTGATACTTAAGCTGATAATTTAGCGTTCTCATATAAACAAGCGACCTGATACAAGTATACCAACGGCTACGATCTCGCGACGGCACAATCTTCACTGTGTTCGTCACCATGTCTCCTGCACCAGCGACGGCAAGCAATTGAGCGGTCTTTCCGTTAGAATTGAATGAGGCAGTGGTGATAAATTTAGGTAGcgtttttattttgttagttaaataattttattttgtttttgtttagttagttaaattattattatttcctttaaTTGATGGATTTGTAGCATTTGTTATAATCGAATGAGATTTGGTGTTGATGGATTGATCTTCACAAATTCTACTTTTTAGTTACATTACATTTTTCCTTTAAccgataaattttttatcaatggATGGTGATAAGAAGCGACAGTGGCGATgattgattttgaatttgatggaGACGACGGTAGTTGTGGTGATGGGCTGTAGGCGATAGCTTTGATGCGTTGTAAGCAATGGTGACGGTGGATGTTGGGTTTGATGGAGGCAATGGCGGTCGTTTTGGTGAAGTGGCGGTGGATTGAGATGGTGGACTCGCGGTGATGGAGTGGGAGTCGTTatggttctttttttttttcttttttctttttcttgaacgaatcaaaattaaagttgaagATGAATATCTGTGTATAAATGATTTCATTGGATTAGCGTTCATCAGATTAACGTCTAACATAGCTCAGTTAGCAATCTTATTATCTCCCACTCTTTCATTATCAGCCATTAGAAACACTAACCTAAAAAATCTGCAGAATCTCCTGGTCAGAACTATAATCAATTTTGATTCTATCTGCTGATAAACACCACCATTTCAGACATTCTTCAACTTGTCTCTTACTTAAATAGGGGTTTTGGTAGATTGAGTGAACGGATTTGCTTGCTCTATTATAATTGCTTTGGATTAAATTTCTCTCATTACATCAGAATTGTAGTGATTATTAAGATCCTTAATCGCTTCACATCACATTCTTTTCTATTTCCATTAATGCCCATTTCTTTAGTTTCATTGCAGATACAAAGTTGAAAGTTTAACATGGCTCAGATTCCAAACTTGGATAACTCTCCCTTAAATCTCAGATCACTCAGGTCAATTAACACTATGCTTAGCAccttactttttaaaaaaaaaaaaattataaatatgtattctaattatttcttttattattatttttatcatttatttaaaataaaatctaaaagcCAAAATGCATAATATATTCAACAGGGAACAATCTCAGAAAGAGCTTGTAAACATCCTAAGGAATGTAAGctcattcttcttcttcattcaTTCATTGTGATTCTCTAtctaaatttgtttctttttctttgtctttgtgaatttagtgaaatatatcaaaattaagagTTTGGGTCCcaattttttttccctttgaCATTTATCTCAATTTAGTGAAGCTTTAGTTATAGTGGACTTTATCTTACTATGTGTTTGtgtttgtgtgtgtgtgtgttttttttttcaattatttatttattttttaagaagtaAATTAATGCTGTTGAATAATAAAGTTGTTTGATGTTCAGTTAACTTTAATTTGATTGGAATGAATAGATTCGAGGAAATAAGTGCTTGGTGATTGATCCGAAGCTTAGCGGCTCTCTTTCATTGATCATCCAGACATCAATTCTTAGGGTAAATACCTTTAAGttgtaatgcattatcttTTTGGTTtgttatatcaaaaaattgtATTTCATTATTCTAATGGCTTCTTTTATTGGTTTCATTAGATTTCctcaatttgttcttttccGCTATTACATGCCTTGTTACTTGTTGCCAATTCATTATTCTAGGAACATGGTGCTGAACTGCGGCATCTTTCAGCAGACCCAATTCAGACTGATTGCACCAAAGTGGTCTACCTTGTTCGTTCCcgatttaatttaatgagaTTCATATGCTCGCATGTTCACAATGATACATCTAAAGGACTTGAGAGGgagtattatatttattttgtaccTCGCCGTGAGGTTGTTTGCGAGAAGGTACAATCTTTTATGACTTGTAATTACATTGGATATGATCTCGCAGTCCTAAACTACACATGAATTCTTCATGTTGTGATTAATCTTTGTGGTTATGCAGGTCCTTGAGGAGGAGAAAATTCATCACTTGATGACCATAGGGGAATACCCATTATACATGGTTCCGTTGGATGAGGATGTTTTATCATTTGAACTTGACGTCACCAGCAAAGTATGACAGGACTGCAATGTGCATTTGTTTTCACTTTTACTTTtaccttatttttctttctttgtttattctctgtcattttatattttttcattgtCTTCATTCCTACTGATGCCAGAAATACCAAGTTGATGGTGATACTAGCTCTCTTTGGCATATCGCAAAGGCCATTCATAGGCTTGAGGTGTTCATAACTTTGTAGatcattctattttaaatgtttttaagATGTGGTTAGCATGGTTCGGTGCTTtttatttgtcaaatttatgCCTTGCAGTCTTCTTTTGGAGTGATTCCACATGTGAGGGCCAAAGGCAAAGCATCAGTACGTGTTGCTGACATTCTCAATCACATGCAGACTGAAGaaccaatcaactcctctgATGTAATTATGCATAAGAATActtaataagaaatttaacaTTATCAATAAGCTCTTCTATTTGGTGTGTGTATCTGCAAATGCTTTATGTTCCTCTACTGACAACTAGTTTGTTACTTCAGATGGGTGTTCCAGAGATAAATACGCTCATCCTTCTGGACAGGGAGGTAATTACTGCTAAGCTTGTGCCTTTGTATGCAATGTATGAACTAGATGCTGAAACTTAATCAATTAGACACATGTATCAGCGATTTTGTGCATGCATAAACTGCACATGCTTTTTTGTCTTCTATCTTTTATTGCTAACGTGTAATGTAATTGAACAAGATGAGCAATCTGAGCTCTTGATTTTAGTTGGAAGTGGAGACATTTGATTCTATGCTCAATTAACCATTGGTCTGatattagttttttctttcttcatttaaGTGGCCCTCTCAGAGGCCTATGTTAATAATAATCCTAAAGACTGGCCATAGTGCATAAGCATTTTAAAGCAAAAGAATTCTCTTCTCATGACCGCTTTGCGGGAGTTGAATGACATATTCATAAAACTGGCAATTATGAAGATATTCATGTAAACTGAAAGTCTAGCAgttctctttttcttatgcGTGCATGCTTGTGTACACATGTATTCATACATATAACGAAGATCAACAGGTCAGAAAACCAAGATTATTAGCAATTTAGGAATACCTTCTTTTGAGTATTTTGTAGGAGTGTGAAACTATCTAGTCTTACAAGTATGCTGCTATGAAGTTATGGCGACATGTGGCATACTGAAGCTTGTCATGGGAATCACTACAATTCATATTTCATAGAAGGTTTATTCTAGGCACTTCTAGAGACttgaactttttatttttctcatctGCTATATAAATAAGCTACTTTCCTGTTTTTagatctttatattttatgcttCATATTTCTATGATGCCAATGTTAGTTTTGATATGGCATTTAAAATTTGCCATTCCTTTTTATACAAAAGGAGCTTACTATTTGTTGGCCGCAGGTGGACATGGTCACTCCCATGTGTTCTCAACTAACATATGAAGGACTGCTGGATGAGGTAATCAGATACAAAAGTGATTAGTGTCTGCTGAAATGAAAACTGTAGTATTTCATGAAGGGATCTGATATTAGATTTCAAGAATTTGCATCAGTTGGTATCCAAAACTATGTGAATAATTAAGTTGCTAGTTATCCTATTGCTCATCCTTGTTCCATTTTGAGTATCATTATCGAAATCAAATTTGCTATTTAGCTTACTAAATTTGATTAGTAACTAAGAAAAAATCATGACATAAATACTTAGACATGCACAGATTTGTAGTTTTTGAATTCACTCCAACTTTAAGTTTCACCTTGACTTGTAAGAGGATTGAACCTCTGCCAACATGTGCATTATGGATTTTGGTTTTTATCATTTGGAAGCTGAATCTACAAGTAATACATTGATTAGCTGTGAACTATGAACTTTTGTTGCTAATTAATCTGATTTATTGTGAGCAGTCTCTAATAGATTCATTGTAGTTTTTGCATATCAATAATGGTGCTGTGGAGCTTGATGCATCTGTAATGGGTGCTCAACAACAAGAGGGAAAGAAGATGAAAGTTCCACTTAATTCAAGGTAAGAGGATTCATCACCATGAAAATTATTCTAGAGTACTATTTGTTTCCTACTTTGTTTTTGCACACCATTGGATCCTTCCATGGCTATGGCTGCTAGATGTAGTTAAGCGTGACATGTATTTTAATGAACACAGTATTGCTTGGTTTTTCCTATTGCTGAATAGGGAAAATAGATATTGCTTATCAAACAAGAAGATAAATGTTTGCTTCTTGTCGGCTTACTGATTTGTGTTATAGTATCATGGCTGCTATTGATACTTCTATTTTTGTATACCTAAATTATCTGGGGAAGTAACCTTCAGATGGCTGTCAATGGTTCAgctaaattagaaatttcatACTTGGTCATTTAGTGTCTGATGATCTTTCTTACTCTCCATCACATCCATTTTACTATCTATATGGCATATTAATTTACTGCATTTGGTTTAAATTTCAGTGACAAGCTGTTCAAGGAGATTCGGGATCTCAACTTTGAAGTCGTTGTCCAGGTTGATCTTTCTTACTTTTAAAAGTACTAGTTTTTTATGCACGTGCTATGtgtatga
The Ricinus communis isolate WT05 ecotype wild-type chromosome 1, ASM1957865v1, whole genome shotgun sequence DNA segment above includes these coding regions:
- the LOC8262268 gene encoding vacuolar protein-sorting-associated protein 33 homolog encodes the protein MAQIPNLDNSPLNLRSLREQSQKELVNILRNIRGNKCLVIDPKLSGSLSLIIQTSILREHGAELRHLSADPIQTDCTKVVYLVRSRFNLMRFICSHVHNDTSKGLEREYYIYFVPRREVVCEKVLEEEKIHHLMTIGEYPLYMVPLDEDVLSFELDVTSKKYQVDGDTSSLWHIAKAIHRLESSFGVIPHVRAKGKASVRVADILNHMQTEEPINSSDMGVPEINTLILLDREVDMVTPMCSQLTYEGLLDEFLHINNGAVELDASVMGAQQQEGKKMKVPLNSSDKLFKEIRDLNFEVVVQVLRQKATSMKQDYTEMTTTNQTVSELKDFVKKLNSLPEMTRHINLAQHLSTFTSKPSFLARLDMEHTIVEAENYDACFEHIEELIHKQEPLVTVLRMLILLSVTNSGLPRKNFDYIRRELLHSYGFEHMATLNNLEKAGLLKKQESRSNWVTIKRALQLVVEDTDTANPNDIAYVFSGYAPLSIRLVQHAVRSGWRPMEEILKLLPGPHSETKRAGFTSSPSSNTLNGAGATVDRVADGRRSLVLVVFIGGVTFAEISALRFLSAQEGMAYDLIIGTTELVNGNTLAETYLEHLG